The Pecten maximus chromosome 11, xPecMax1.1, whole genome shotgun sequence genome has a segment encoding these proteins:
- the LOC117338360 gene encoding uncharacterized protein LOC117338360 → MANHPKCLKLAFVLVLCCNLSDFIMDWVFYDDIKNAEDGLVFGPQKNQLVTASFVFCIIGTITFLIELIIDILDYKWNTDLLSDISDVMTVITLLIEDLPQVLINFVIALCREDVTNIVQIMKASSSIIEVIIAVIIMLVKYCRKDEKGKLRKCCFKATLILSAIILAFSAVVFYLETNFAKARINFDSHGLEGPEADRYLLGVDIFMKSSALPSITSDQWLNITSIQTITRLPSQSQSVGLLVTAQYVWMMKVPTLSGESLPCYNITQASILNPLPPAQCPGIPLFTEDSRYITVKLTYVVPNRRQPLGDILYNYQVTDQNCTPVSTPPVTLKYFKGKSDRKDDQILIPPSDLQDVREVWKTGRGSCKSTARERPKLSSTMDVPCVQLG, encoded by the coding sequence ATGGCAAATCATCCTAAGTGTCTAAAACTGGCATTTGTGTTGGTCCTGTGTTGTAACTTGAGCGACTTTATAATGGATTGGGTGTTCTATGACGACATCAAGAATGCAGAGGACGGCTTGGTGTTTGGGCCACAGAAAAATCAACTGGTCACCGCATcatttgttttctgtattataGGGACAATTACTTTCCTGATAGAACTGATTATCGACATACTCGATTACAAATGGAACACAGATTTACTATCTGATATCTCAGATGTGATGACAGTTATAACACTATTGATCGAAGACTTGCCTCAGGTCCTCATCAACTTTGTCATTGCTTTGTGTCGAGAAGACGTCACCAACATCGTACAAATAATGAAGGCATCATCATCAATAATTGAGGTAATTATAGCAGTTATCATCATGTTGGTGAAATACTGCCGAAAAGACGAAAAAGGGAAACTAAGGAAATGCTGCTTCAAAGCAACATTAATTCTTTCAGCCATAATATTAGCATTTTCCGCAGTTGTCTTTTACCTGGAAACCAACTTCGCAAAGGCACGGATAAACTTTGACAGCCATGGCTTGGAAGGCCCAGAAGCAGATCGGTATCTTCTGGGAGTGGATATCTTTATGAAATCTTCAGCCCTTCCAAGTATCACTAGTGATCAATGGTTGAATATTACGAGTATACAAACCATAACAAGATTACCTAGTCAGTCTCAGTCAGTAGGGCTCCTCGTCACAGCACAATACGTATGGATGATGAAGGTGCCCACTTTATCTGGGGAATCGCTGCCAtgttacaatataacacaaGCATCGATACTCAATCCTCTCCCGCCGGCACAATGTCCAGGTATTCCGTTATTTACAGAGGACAGTAGGTACATAACGGTGAAGCTAACGTATGTGGTCCCAAATAGGAGACAGCCACTGGGAGATATACTGTACAATTACCAAGTTACTGACCAAAACTGCACGCCCGTCTCGACACCACCCGTGACATTGAAGTATTTTAAGGGTAAATCAGACAGGAAGGACGATCAGATCTTGATCCCACCGTCTGACCTGCAAGATGTACGAGAAGTATGGAAGACTGGGAGGGGATCTTGTAAGAGCACCGCGCGCGAGCGTCCAAAATTATCCTCTACGATGGACGTACCCTGTGTGCAATTGGGGTAG